One Papaver somniferum cultivar HN1 chromosome 10, ASM357369v1, whole genome shotgun sequence genomic window carries:
- the LOC113315887 gene encoding uncharacterized protein LOC113315887 isoform X1 yields MNKQIASSEENIKAIRKEGEKCFELNRKKFEEVERERRRVTDENELLKAKFSELESQTALWLKELEGSGKHHGLSWELEGKEVECEWYKNPLKNLTLIKDVYDTELDGFKTAFSGLKEKFMGLEEDRKVMSRSEMRAQERAAHLEEVIAKMEKKLEMQDLKLEDEISTQRCLDSHDDGERECGQTGSPDKVSYGDTGDNNTNKRPCSEMDGVIHDTHVVASSKIEDKMLNNTEEIHMFEQDSLNPAGIFEIGDNNDERKTSPKSFFRTGGKRSLNVPTGNTTERHFKRSFSDQRCKEHGSSYEEDNIRLSSAAKRRRFSTEVTSDTEEDDTTPLGEFQEKKLEELLVIPKTKHSPVNLCAGDVSLSSRGQNIEEFVPLPQQGQVSLTECDEKKSQADSTLIEKFISSNNLEMSGSSLVTVCNLNSQNDREKVSEHEVGVSLSGLFVNGSETFDSGDSSSDSEDALDNELDIGEVVAMMRRNTNKELKWQNEADMLSSFKKHPVLCMKVVCALHRRKTDEGKSIMGPFSKFAAHSCSIYWYVMDKMRLITVLNMVLLFSHYQIMSLTPNKLMGRSLIIMTALCQNIRHIGHPSFGSS; encoded by the exons ATGAACAAGCAGATTGCAAGTTCAGAAGAAAATATAAAAGCTATAAGGAAGGAGGGAGAAAAATGTTTTGAGCTCAATAGGAAGAAGTTCGAGGAAGTGGAGCGTGAGAGAAGAAGAGTAACTGatgagaatgaacttttgaaggCCAAATTTAGCGAATTGGAGAGTCAAACAGCCTTGTGGCTAAAAGAATTAGAAGGTTCTGGCAAGCATCATGGTTTGTCTTGGGAGCTGGAAGGAAAGGAAGTGGAATGTGAGTGGTATAAGAATCCATTGAAGAACCTAACATTGATTAAAGATGTTTATGATACTGAACTTGATGGCTTCAAAACAGCATTCAGTGGACTGAAAGAGAAATTTATGGGTCTAGAAGAAGATCGGAAAGTTATGTCCAGAAGTGAGATGAGAGCACAAGAAAGAGCCGCTCACTTGGAAGAGGTAATTGCGAAGATGGAAAAGAAGTTGGAGATGCAGGACTTGAAGCTTGAAGATGAGATTTCAACTCAGAGATGTTTAGATTCTCACGATGATGGTGAAAGAGAATGTGGTCAGACAGGTTCACCAGATAAAGTATCTTATGGTGATACAGGGGATAACAATACAAACAAAAGGCCTTGCAGTGAAATGGATGGTGTGATCCATGACACTCATGTGGTTGCTTCATCGAAAATAGAAGACAAAATGTTGAACAACACTGAAGAAATACATATGTTTGAGCAAGATAGTTTGAATCCAGCAGGTATCTTTGAGATTGGTGACAACAATGATGAAAGGAAAACTAGCCCAAAGAGTTTTTTTCGCACTGGAGGCAAAAGAAGCCTGAATGTTCCGACTGGCAATACAACTGAAAGGCACTTTAAAAGATCATTCTCTGATCAGAGATGCAAGGAACATGGCAGCAGTTATGAAGAAGATAATATCCGATTATCTTCGGCAGCAAAAAGAAGAAGGTTCTCGACGGAAGTAACTAGTGATACTGAGGAAGATGATACAACTCCACTTGGTGAATTTCAGGAGAAGAAACTGGAAGAGCTATTAGTAATTCCTAAAACCAAACACTCGCCGGTGAATCTTTGTGCTGGGGATGTGTCTCTCTCTTCTCGGGGTCAAAATATTGAGGAATTTGTCCCCCTTCCACAACAAGGACAGGTTTCACTGACGGAGTGTGATGAGAAGAAGAGTCAGGCTGATAGTACATTGATTGAAAAATTCATATCTTCAAATAATCTGGAAATGAGCGGGTCATCACTAGTTACAGTATGCAACCTAAATTCGCAAAATGACCGAGAGAAAGTATCTGAGCATGAGGTGGGTGTCAGTTTGAGTGGATTATTTGTAAATGGGTCTGAAACTTTTGATAGTGGAGATAGCTCAAGTGACTCAGAAGATGCACTGGATAATGAGTTGGATATTGGTGAAGTTGTAGCAATGATGAGAAGGAACACAAATAAAGAATTGAAATGGCAAAATGAAGCAGACATGCTTTCTTCGTTCAAGAAGCATCCCGTCCTCTGCATGAAAGTTGTCTGTGCTCTACATAGGCGGAAAACAGATGAGGGAAAATCAATAATGGGTCCATTTAGCAAGTTCGCTGCGCACAG TTGCTCTATTTACTGGTATGTTATGGACAAGATGCGACTTATCACAGTGCTTAATATGGTCCTGCTTTTTAGTCACTATCAGATCATGTCCTTGACCCCCAACAAGCTGATGGGCCGAAGTTTGATCATAATGACTGCCTTGTGTCAGAACATTAGGCACATAGGCCATCCGTCGTTTGGATCATCTTGA